The window AACCAGGCCGCCCGCTCCCCGCGCGCGCCCTTGCTCGGGTAGTTGCCCTCGATCTCGGCGATGCCGTCCCGGGTGCTGAACCCGGGCACGTCCACGTCCTCGAACACCACGCCGCGCCGCCGGAGTTCCGCGACGGCCGACTCGATGTCCTCGTCGATCTCGAACCCCATCTGGGTGAACGTGCCGGGCGAGGCCCCGGTGGAGCGGAACACCACGAAGTCCGTCCCGCCGCAGCGGTACAGCAGCCCGCCGGGGCGCTCGTCCACGGGGTGCAGGCCCAGTTTCTCGGCGTAGAAGCGCCGGGCCCGCTCCAGGTCCCCGGCCGGGAGCCGGGTCGCCACGCGGGCCCGGGACAGCACGCCATCGTCGTCTGTGGTCATGCCTCCACTGTGCGGCGGGAGGGGGGTACGGCGCCTCGTCCGGTTACTCCGCCGGCTCCACGCCGGCCCGCAGCAGGCCGTAGGTGTACGCGTCCTCCAGCGCCTGCCAGGAGGCGGCGATGACGTTCTCCGCCACGCCGACCGTGGACCACTCGCCCGTGCCGTCGGAGGTGGAGATCAGGACCCGGGTGGTGGAGGAGGTGCCGTGCACGCCCTCCAGGATGCGGACCTTGTAGTCCACCAGGTCGAGCTTGGCGAGCTGCGGGTAGATCTTCTCCAGCGCCACGCGCAGGGCCCGGTCCAGGGCGTTGACCGGGCCGTTGCCTTCGGCGGTGGCGACGATGCGCTCGCTCTTGGCCCACAGCTTGACCGTGGCCTCGTTGGCGTGGCTGCCGTCGGGGCGGTCCTCGACGATGGCCCGCCAGGACTCGACCTCGAAGTACTTCAGGGGCCTGCCCTCGACCTCGGCGCGCAGCAGCAGCTCGAAGGAGGCGTCGGCGGCCTCGTAGGTGTAGCCCTTGAGCTCCCGCTCCTTCACCCGCTCGACGACCCGGCCGACCAGCTCGCGGTCGCCGCCGAGGTCGACGCCGAGTTCCTTGCCCTTGAGCTCGATCGAGGCGCGGCCGGCCATGTCGGAGACCAGCATGCGCATGGTGTTGCCGACCAGCTCGGGGTCGATGTGCTGGTACAGGTCCGGGTCGACCTTGATCGCGGAGGCGTGCAGGCCGGCCTTGTGCGCGAAGGCGGAGACCCCGACATAGGGCTGGTGGGTGGAGGGGGTGAGGTTCACGACCTCGGCGACGGCGTGCGAGATGCGGGTCGTCTCCCGCAGCCGGCCCTCGGGCAGGACCTGCTTGCCGTACTTCAGTTCCAGGGCGGCGACGACCGGGAAGAGGTTGGCGTTGCCGACGCGCTCGCCGTAGCCGTTGGCCGTGCACTGGACGTGGGTGGCTCCCGCGTCGACGGCCGCGAGGCTGTTGGCGACGGCGCAGCCGGTGTCGTCCTGCGCGTGGATGCCGAGCCGGGCTCCGGTGTCGGCGAGGACGGTGGAGACGACCGCGTGGACCTGGGCGGGCAGCATGCCGCCGTTGGTGTCGCAGAGGATGACGACGTCCGCTCCCGCCTCCGAGGCCGTGCGCACGACGTTCTTCGCGTACTCGGGATTCGCCCGGTAGCCGTCGAAGAAGTGCTCGCAGTCGACGAACACCCGGCGGCCCTGCTCGCGCAGGTAGGAGACGGTGTCGCGGACCATCTCCAGGTTCTCGTCGAGGGTGGTGCGCAGCGCGAGTTCCACGTGCCGGTCGTGCGACTTGGCGACCAGGGTGATCACCGGGGCGCCGGACGCCAGCAGGGCCTTGACCTGCGGGTCGTCGGCGGCCCTGGCGCCCGCGCGGCGGGTGGCGCCGAAGGCGACCAGCTGCGCGTGCTTGAACGCGATCTCCTGCTGGGCGCGGGCGAAGAACTCGGTGTCCCGCGGGTTCGCGCCGGGCCAGCCGCCCTCGATGAAGCCGACGCCGAAGTCGTCCAGGTGCCGGGCGATGGCGAGCTTGTCCGCGACGGTGAGGTTGATGCCCTCGCGCTGCGCGCCGTCGCGGAGCGTGGTGTCGAAGACGTGGAACGAGTCGTCGAGCTCGCTGGTTGCCGTCTCGGTCATGGTCTCAAGGCTCCTGATTGTGAATCTTCGGTCGTACCGGAATGACCGGCTCCACCGTCCCCGCAATACTCCCTCGCGCTCCGCTCCCGGCCGTGGGTGGGCCGGAAAACGAAAAAACCCCTCGCGGGTGCGAGAGGTCTGCGCGCGGGTCGAGAACGACGGTGGCCACCCGCACCTGGTCGTACGAGGTGGTCACTGCGGACCGGCGCGCCTGCTGCCAATAATCATGGCGAACGAGAGCACGGGGGAAGTCTGGCACAGCACCGCCCCCGGCTCACCGGTCGTCTCAGGATGCGGGCGTCAAACTGGACTCCCCCGACCCCTCGGCGGCCCGCACCCTGGCCAGATCCAGATCCTTGGTCTCCCGCATGGTGACGTACACCACGAGGGATACGGCGGCACAGCCCGCCACGTACCAGGAGAAGCCGGACTCGATGCCGGCGTTCTTGAACCACAGGGCGACGTATTCCGCCGTGCCGCCGAACAGGGCGTTGGCCACGGCGTACGGCAGGGCCACGCCCAGCGCGCGGACGCCGGTCGGGAACAGTTCGGCCTTCACGCAGGCGTTGATCGAGGTGTAGCCGGTGACCACGGTCAGCGCGAGCAGGGCGAGGCCGAGGGCGGGCCAGTAGCCGTCCGCGTGCCGGAGCAGCGTCATGATCGGGACCGTGAGGACGGTGGAGCCGACGGCGAAGGTGATCAGCAGCGGACGCCGGCCGACGCGGTCGGAGAGGCGCCCGGCGAGCGGCTGGAGACACGCGAAGACGATCAGCGCGGTGAAGGAGACGAGGGTCGCGGTCTCCTTGGACAGGCCCGCCGAGTTGGACAGGTACTTCGTCAGGTAGGTGGTGTACGTGTAGTAGGCCACCGTGCCGCCCATGGTGAGGGCGACGACCAGCAGCGCCTCCCGCTTGTGCCGCCACAGGGCGCGCAGGGTGCCGCGCTCTGCGGTGCGCGAGGTGTCCTCCGCGTAGACCTCGGTCTCCAGCATGCTGCGGCGCAGGTAGAAGACGACGGCCGCGCCCGCCGCGCCGACCACGAAGGGGATGCGCCAGCCGTAGCTGTGCAGGGCGGCGTCGGACAGGGTGCGCTGCAGGACGATCTGGAGTCCGAGGCCGGCGATCTGGCCGGCGGTCATGGACACGTACTGGAAGCTGGAGGCGAAACCGCGGCTGCCGGGGTCGGACGCCTCCGTCAGATAGGTGGCGCTGGCCGCGTACTCGCCGCCGACCGACAGGCCCTGCAGCAGGCGGGCGACGAGCAGCACGAGCGCGCCGCCGTAGCCGGCGGCCGTGTAGGTCGGCGCGACCGCGATCAGGACCGCCGACGCCGACATGAGGCTGACGGTGAGGGTCAGTGCCGCCTTGCGGCCTCTGCGGTCGGCGACCCGGCCCAGCAGCCAGCCGCCGACGGGGCGCATGAAGAAGCCGACGGCGAAGATGCCGGCGGTGTTCATCAGCTGGGCCGTCGGGTTGCCGCTCGGGAAGAACGCGCCCGCGAAGTAGGTGGCGAAGCTGGCGTACACGAACCAGTCGAACCACTCGACCATGTTGCCCGCCGAGCCGACCCAGATGCGCTTCCAGTGTTGTCGTCCCATGCGCCGTTACCTGCCCGGCGGCGGAGCGAAGGATTCCTCTACCGCGGCAGGGGGTCCCGGCCGCGCGCCTCGGGATCCGCCAGGAGCGCGTCGGCGATGAACTCCCGCACGTGCGCCAGCACTTGCGCCCGGTCGGTGCCGCGCAGCCCGATGGCGACGTGGATGGAGAACCCGTCGAGCAGCGCGCGCAGCCGCGCCGCGAAGCGGTCCGCGTCCACCGGCCGGAACTCCCCGCGCGAGATGCCTTCGGCGAGCAGTGCCACCAGGTCGCGGTGCCAGGCGCCCTCGATGGCCGCCTGCCGGACGCGGGCCTCGTCGTCGGCGTTCTGCGACCGGTTCCAGACCTCCAGCCAGAGCGTCCAGTGCGGGTCGCGGTGGCCGTCGGGCACGTACAGGTCGACGTAGGCGGCCAGCCGCTCGCGGGCGGTTCCGCCGCCGGTGAGCAGCCGGCCCCGCTCCGCGCCGAGGCGGCCCTCGCTCCACTCCAGGGCCTGCAGCAGCAGTTCGTCCTTGGAGCGGAAGTAGTAGAGCAGATGGCCGCTGCTCATCCCGACCTCGCGGCCGAGCCCCGCCATGGTCAGCTTCTCCAGACCGCGCTCGGCGATCATGTCCATGGCCGCGGCGAGGACGGTCTCGCGGGGGGGCGCGTTCCTCCGCGCCCGGGGCTCACCGGCCATCCCGACTCCTACCCGCTCATGCCTTCGGCTGCTGCTGGGTGATGCAGTGGATGCCGCCCCCACCCGCGAAGATCGTACGTGCATCCACCAGGGTCACCGTCCGCTCCGGGAAGAGCCTGCGGAAGATGCCCGCCGCGATCTCGTCGCGGGGGTCGTCGAAGCCGCACAGCACGACGCCGCCGTTGCAGAGGTAGTGGTTGATGTAGGAGTAGTCGGCCCAGTGGCCGTCGGCCTCCAGCACGGTCGGGGCGGGCACCTCGACGACCTCCAGGGGCCGGCCGCGCGCGTCGGTCGCCGACCGGAGGATGCCGATGACCTCCTTGCTGACCTCGTGGTCGGGGTGGGCGGGGTCCGGCTGGTGGTGCGCGACCACGACGCCGGGACGGGCGAAGGCGGCGACGATGTCGACGTGGCCGAGGGTGCCGAAGCCGTAGGGCGGGTAGTCGCCGGTCAGGCCGCGCGGCAGCCAGATCGCCTTGCTGGTGCCGAGGTGGGCGTGGATCTCCGCCTCGACCTCCTCCCGGGACCAGTGCGGGTTGCGCTCGGGGCCGAGCTGCACGGTCTCGGTGAGCAGGACCGTGCCCTCGCCGTCGACGTGGATCGCGCCGCCCTCGTTGACCAGCTTCGAGGCGTACGTCTTCGCGCCCGCGAGGTCGGAGACGTGCGCGGCGACCTTGGAATCGTGCTCCCAGCGGGCCCAGTCCTGGGCGCCCCAGCCGTTGAACGTCCAGTCCACGGCGGCGAGGGAGCCCTTGCCGTCGGTGAGGAAGGTGGGGCCTATGTCGCGCATCCAGGCGTCGTCGAGGTCCCGCTCGACGGTGTCGATGCCCGGGCCGAGCAGCGTCCGGGCGTGCGCCGACTGGCCGGGTCCGCACACGACCGTCACCGGCTCGAAGCGCAGGACGGCACGGGCCACCGACGCCCAGGCCGTACGGGAGAGGCGCAGGTCGTCCGGATCGTCGAAGGTGGGGTTGGGGCCCGGCCACGCCATCCAGGTGCGCTCGTGCGGGGTCCACTCGGCGGGCATGCGGAAGCCGTCGGCGGCGGGAGTGGTCATGTGTCGGGTTCCTTGCGTCCGGTGCATCAGAGGAAGTAGAGGCGGTTGAGGGAGACGGAGTCGGCGGGCGCGGAGCGCAGCGGGTCGCCGTCGAGGCTGACGAGGCCGGTGCGCCGGTCGACGTCGACCGCTCCGATGCGGGCGTTCAGCCGCAGGTCGGCGGGCCCGATGCCACGGGTGCCCCGCACGGCGACCCGGCGGCGCCGGGTCGGCATCGTGTCGTTGCCCTGGTCGACGGCGGCCCGGGCGACGAAGGCGACGGAGATGTCCGCGGCCGTGGCGCCGTAGGAGCCGAACTGCGGCCCGAGCACCAGGGGTTCACAGGTGTCGGTGGCCGCGTTGGGGTCGCCGACCACGCCGTACGCCGGGAAGCCGGCCTTGAGGACGAGCTGCGGTTTGGCGCCGAAGTACTCCGGGCGCCACAGCACGATGTCGGCGAGCTTGCCGGTCTCGATCGAGCCGATCTCGTGGGAGAGGCCGTGCGCGATGGCCGGGTTGATGGTCAGCTTGGCCATGTAGCGCAGGACGCGGGCGTTGTCGTCGCCCTCGCCGTCGCCCTCCATCGGGCCCAGCTCGGCCTTCATCTTGCCGGCCATGGCGAAGGTGCGGCGGACGGTCTCCCCGGCTCGGCCCATGCCCTGGGCGTCGGAGGAGGTGATGCCGATCGCGCCCAGGTCGTGCAGTACGTCCTCGGCGCCCATCGTCCCGGCGCGGATCCGGTCGCGGGCCATGGCGGCGTCGCCGGGCAGGTCGGGCTTGAGGTCGTGGACGGAGACGATCATGCCGTAGTGCTCGGCGACCGCGTCCCGGCCGAAGGGCAGGGTGGGGTTGGTGGAGGAACCGATGACGTTCGGCACGCCGGCCATCTTCAGCACGTTGGGCACGTGCCCGCCGCCGCAGCCCTCGATGTGGAAGGCGTGGATCGTCCGCCCCTCCAGCACCTTCAGGGTGTCCTCCACCGACAGGCACTCGTTCAGCCCGTCGCTGTGCAGGGCGACCTGGACGTCGTGTTCCTCGGCCACTCGCAGTGCCGTGTCCAGCGCACGGGTGTGCGCGCCCATGTCCTCGTGCACCTTGAAGCCGGACGCACCACCCTCGGCCAGCGCCTCGATCAACGGCGCGTCGTGCGAGGACGAGCCCCGGCCCAGAAAGCCGATGTTGACCGGCCAGGCGTCGAACGCGTTGAAGGCGTGCCGCAGCGCCCACGGCGAGTTGACGCCGACGCCCCACACCGGGCCGAACTCCTGCCCGATGATCGTGGTCACGCCGGAGGCGAGGGAGGCCTCCATGATGCGCGGCGACAGCAGGTGGACGTGGGTGTCGACGGCACCGGCGGTGGCGATGAGCCCCTCGCCGGAGACGATCGAGGTGCCCGTGCCGACCACGACGTCGACACCGTCGAGGGTGTCGGGGTTGCCGGCCCGCCCGACGGCGCAGATGCGGCCTTCCCGGATGCCGATGGAGACCTTCCGGATGCCCTGCACCGCGTCGATCACGAGGACGTTGCTGATGACGACGTCGCAGGTGTCGCGGACGGCGGCGGCCTTCAGGTGCAGTCCGTCGCGGGCGGTCTTGCCGAAGCCGGCGAGGAACTCGTCGCCGTACCGCTGGGAGTCGGACTCGACGCGGACGGTGAGTCCCGAGTCGCCGAGGCGGACGCGGTCGCCGGCGCGTGGGCCGTGGGTGGCGGCGTAGGCCCGCGGGTCGACATGGATCGCCCGGCTGACCTCGCGTCCCTTGGAGCGGCTCATCGCGTCTCGCCTCCTTCGCCCGTGGCTTCCGTGCCGTCCGTGGCCTCGGTGATTCCCAGGTATCCGCAGGCGGCAGCCCTGCGGAGGGCCTCCTGCCGCGCTCCGGGCGCGTCCAGCGGCCCGTCGACCAGCCCGGCGAAGCCGATCGCGATCCGCTCTCCGCCGATCGGGACGAGCCCGACCTCCTCGCTCTCCCCCGGGCCGAAGCGGACCGAGGACCCGGCGGGTACGGCGAGCCGCATGCCGTAGGCGGCGGCGCGCTCGAAGTCGAGGCGCGGGTTGGCCTCGAAGAAGTGGAAGTGGGAGGTGACGGAGACCGGCACGGTCGCGGTGTTGGTGACGCCGAGCCGGATCACCGGCTCGGGGTCGGCGTGCTGGGGGCCGGGCAGCAGGGCACCCGGCGCGTCCTCGCCGAGGCCGCCGCCGATGGGGTCCGAGACCACCGCGAGGCGGGAGCCGTCGTCGAAGACGGCCTCGACCATCACCTCGGTGACGACGTCGGCGACACCCGGCAGCACGTCCTCGGGGCCGAGCACGGACCGGGCCGCATCGATCGCCTCCGCGAGCCGCCGGCCGTCCCGGGCCGCCTCGCAGACGGTGTCCGCGATCAGCGCGGTCGCCTCCGGCACGTTCAGCCTCAGGCCGCGTGCGCGGCGGGCCCGGGCCAGCTCGGCGGCTCCGAAGAGCAGCAGCCGGTCACGTTCCGTCGGGGTCAGTCTCACGACGCGGCACCTCCTTGCCTTCCGTAGGTTAGAACATCACTCTAAACACAGAATTCATGAAACAGAAGCATTGACCGGCGACCGCAGTTCACGCCACATTGAACGTCGCTCAAACCACCGCCCAGCGAGCCCGGACCATCAGGCGGCCGTCGAAGGAGATGCAGCCATGCCGATCGAACAGCGCGGAGTCGACACCATCCCGGACGAGGAGCGGACCAGCGGTCCGCGCGACCTCGTCTCGATCCTGCTCGGCTCCAACCTCTGCCTCGGGGTGATCATCTTCGGCTGGCTGCCCCCGTCCTTCGGGCTGGGCTGGTGGGCGTCGGTCGGGGCCATCGTCGCGGGCACGGTGGTCGGCACGCTGTTCACCGCACCGCTGGCGCTCGTCTCGCTGCGCACCGCGACCAACCTCTCCACCTCCTCCGGCGCCCAGTTCGGTGTGCGGGGCCGGCTGGTCGGCTCGGTGGTCGGTCTGCTGCTGGCCCTCGGCTACACCGCCCTGACGGTGTGGATCGGCGGCGACGTGATGCTCGGCGTGCTCGGCCGGCTGTTCGGAGTACCGGCGGACGGGCTGTCCTACGCCCTGGTGTACGCGGTGCTCGCGGGGGCCACCGTCGCGGGTGCCGTCTACGGCTACCGGGTGCTGCTGGCCATGTCCCGGGTGCTGGCCGTCGGCATGACCGCCCTGCTGGTCCTCGGAGTCCTCGCCTACGCCCCGCACTTCACGACGTCGGCGCTGCCGGACGCCGGCGGCTATCTGCTGGGCTCGTTCTGGCCGACCTGGCTCCTGGCCACGGTGGCGGCGGGCCTGTCCGGACCGATCGCCTTCATCACGCTGCTCGGCGACTACACCCGCTACATCTCCCCCGCCCGCCACTCCGGCCGCACGGTGCTGCGCTCCACCTGGCTCGGCCTGATCCTCGGGCTGCTGGTGCCGCAGCTGTTCGGCACCTTCACGGCGTACGCGGCGCACGCGGCCACCGACTACGCGGGCCCGCTGGTCGCCGCCTCCCCCGCCTGGTACCTGGTGCCGCTGCTGCTGTCCGCCTCGGCGGGCTCGGTCGGCAACGCGGGCCTGATGCTGTACTCCATGGGCCTGGACCTGGACGCCATCCTGCCGCGCGCCTCCCGGGCCCGCGCCACCTGCACGGTCGCCGTCGTCGCCACGGCATGCGTCTTCGCCGGCCACTACGCCTGGGACGCGCAGTCGGCGATGACCTCCTTCGTGCTCCTGCTCACCGCCGTCGGCACGCCCTGGGCGGTCATCACCCTCATCGGCTTCGTCCGCTGCCGCGGCGTGTACGACGCCGACGCCCTCCAGGTCTTCAACCGCCGCGCCCGGGGCGGGATCTACTGGTACCGGGCGGGCTGGAACGTCCGGGCCACCGTCTCCTGGGCGGCCGGCGCGCTGGTCGGCCTGCTGGCGGTCTCCCTGCCGTCGTACGAGGGCCCGCTGCTGGCGCTGACCGGCGGGGTGGACTGCAGTTTCCTGCTGTCGGGGGCGGTCGGCGGGCTGGCGTACCTGCTGCTGGGATCCGGCCCGGAGCGGCCGAGGGCCGCCGCGGACGTCGAGGAGTCCGAGGCGGCCCTGAGCCGCTAGGCCCTGGCGCCCACGAGGGGGCGCGGGGAGCGGTCAGCCGATGCGGTGCATCCAGCCGTGCTTGTCCTCCGTCATGCCGCGCTGGACGCCGAGCAGCGCCTCGCGAAGACGGAGGGTGACCGGGCCGGGGTTGCCGTCGCCGTGGGTCCAGGCGTCCGTCCGGGTCTTGACGTGGCCGATCGGGGTGACCACGGCCGCGGTGCCGCAGGCGAAGACCTCGGTGAGGGCGCCGGACGCGGCGTCCGCCCGCCACTGCTCCAGGGTGACGACGCCCTCCTCGGCGGTGTAGCCGAGGTCGCGGGCGACCTGGAGCAGCGAGTCGCGGGTGATGCCCTCCAGGATCGAGCCGGTCAGGGACGGGGTGACGATCCGGTCGCCGTAGACGAAGGCGACGTTCATGCTGCCGCTCTCCTCGACCTTGGTGCGGGTGACCGCGTCGAGGTAGACGACCTGGTCGCAGCCGTTCGCCGCGGCCTCGGCCTGCGGGAGGAGGGAGGCCGCGTAGTTGCCGCCCGTCTTCGCGTCGCCGGTGCCGCCCGGGACCGCGCGGACGTGGTCCTCGGAGACCCAGATGGTGACCGGCTTGACGCCACCGGCGAAGTAGGCGCCGGACGGGGAGGCGATCAGCATGAACAGGTACTCGTTGGCCGGGTGCACGCCGAGCGCGGCCTCGGTGGCGAACATGAACGGACGCAGGTACAGCGACGCCTCGCCGCCGTGCGCCGGGACCCAGTCCGCGTCCTGGCCGAGCAGCGCGTCGAGCGCCGCGATGAACAGCTCCTCGGGCAGCTCCGCCATGGCCATGCGGCGGGCGGAGTTGCGGAAGCGGCGGGCGTTGGCCTCGGGACGGAACAGCGCGATCGAGCCGTCGGGCTGCCGGTACGCCTTCAGCCCCTCGAAGATCTCCTGGCCGTAGTGCAGGACGTGGGTCGAGGGGTCGATCGAGATGGGGCCGTACGGAACGAGCTGGGCGTCGTGCCAGCCGCGGCCCTCGGTCCACTTGATCGTCACCATGTGGTCGGTGAAGTGGCGGCCGAATCCCGGGCTGGCCAGGATCGCCTCGCGCTCCGCGGCGGCCAGGGGGTGGGCGGACGGCTTGAGCTCGATCGTGGGCGTCGTCATGAGTGGTTGTCCTTCACCGGTCGTAGTGACGGGCCGCGCTCACGCCCATACTGCCAGTCGTCAGTGCTAGGACGTCCGAGCTTTCCCTCATACCGCGGCTCCGCGTTCGATTATCGCGCGGGGCACCACGGCCGACGGAGTCGGGGTGAGAGCGGCCCAGGGGTCGATGGTGGCACCCGGCGGGGACACGTGGAAGCCGCCGGGTGTGGTGACCCGGCGGCTTCTGATGGTCGAGCGCCGGGTCAGCCGGCTACTCGGGCGGCGAGCGCGTCACCGATCTGCGCGGTGCTGCGGGCACCGAGCGCGGCACGCTCGGTCAGGTCGGCGGTGACGGCCGCGTCGATGCGGTCCGCCTCGCCGTCGTGACCCAGGTGGCGCAGCAGCAGGGCGACGGACAGGACCGTGGCGGTCGGGTCGGCCTTGCCCTGGCCGGCGATGTCCGGGGCCGAGCCGTGGACCGGCTCGAACATGGAGGGGAACTCACGGCCGGGGTTGATGTTGCCGGAGGCGGCCACGCCGATGCCGCCGGAGACGGCCGCGGCGAGGTCGGTGATGATGTCGCCGAAGAGGTTGTCGGTGACGATCACGTCGAACCGCTCGGGCTGCGTGACCAGGTAGATGGTCGCCGCGTCGACGTGCATGTACTCGGTGGTGACGTCGGGGAACTCCGCGGCCACCTTGTTGAAGACGTTCGTCCACAGGTGACCCGCGAAGGTCAGCACGTTGTTCTTGTGGATCAGCGCGAGCTTCTTGCGCGGGCGGGCCTGGGCGCGGGCGAACGCGTCGCGGACGACACGCTCGACGCCGTACGCCGTGTTGACGGAGACCTCGGTGGCGACCTCGTGCTCGGTGCCGCGGCGGATGGTGCCGCCGTTGCCCGTGTACGGGCCCTCGGTGCCCTCGCGGACCACGACGAAGTCGATCTGCGGCTGGCCGGCGAGCGGGGTGGCGACACCCGGGAGGAGCTTCGACGGACGCAGGTTGACGTGGTGGTCGAAGGCGAAGCGGAGCTTGAGCAGGAAGCCGCGCTCCAGGACGCCGGACGGCACCGACGGGTCGCCGATGGCGCCGAGCAGGATCGCGTCGTGCTGCTTGAGGGCGGCGAGGTCGGCGTCGGTGAGCGTCTCACCGGTGGCGTGGTACCGCTTGGCGCCGAAGTCGTACTCCTTGGTCTCCAGCTTCACATCCTGCGGCAGGACGGCGGAGAGGACCTTCAGACCCTCGGCCACGACCTCCTGGCCGATGCCGTCACCGGGGATCACTGCGAGATTGATGCTGCGAGACATGCGGGCACCCTACTCCTCGTCCCAGGGGATGACACGCCTTGTCCGCCATGCGGACAGGCGCCGTGTCCCGGTGTCGGCCGGTCGACTGCTGTTCACCCCCGCGTGGGACGGGTGTCGCGAGCCGGTGGAAGGTTCACCCGCATGGAGACCCCCGACGTCGGCATCCCGCACCGCCTCGCCGAGCGGATGAGCATGGCCGAGCAGTACGAGTACCTGCGCGCCCGCGTGGTGGGCCGCCGCACGCTGGTGACGGCCGGGGCGGTGGCGGGCGGCCTGCTGACCGGCTGCTCCTCCCCGACCGCCGCCGACGCCAGGCCCGCCGCGGCGACCTCGCGGGCACCCGGCTCGGCGGTCGTGCCGTTCGGCCGTCATCTGGCCTTCGGCGCCGACCCGCGGACGCGGATGCGGATCTCCTGGCAGGTGCCGTCCGCGGTACGGCGGCCGTACGTGCGGGTCGGGCTCCGGCCCGACGACCTGGGCCGGCGGATCGATGCCGAGGTGCGCGCGCTGCACACACCCGGGGTGCCGGGGGTGCGGCTCGCCCTGGAGCAGTACTACGTGCACGCGGCCCTGGACGGACTCACGCCCGGCACGACGTACTACTACGGGGTCGGCCACGACGGCTGGGACCCCGCGGCGCCCGGCCACCGCGCGGCCCTGGCCTCCTTCCGCACGGCGCCCGCGAGCCCGGAGCGGTTCGTGTTCACGGCCTTCGGCGACCAGGGGGTGGGCCGGGCCGCGGACGCCAACGACGACCTGGTGCTGCGCCAGAAGCCCGCGTTCCACCTGCACGCCGGCGACATCTGCTACGCGAACGTCAACGGGAGCGGCCGGCAGCAGGACGGGTACGACCCGGGCTTCTGGGACCTCTTCCTGAAGCAGAACGAGCCCGT of the Streptomyces sp. 1222.5 genome contains:
- a CDS encoding cytosine permease; the encoded protein is MPIEQRGVDTIPDEERTSGPRDLVSILLGSNLCLGVIIFGWLPPSFGLGWWASVGAIVAGTVVGTLFTAPLALVSLRTATNLSTSSGAQFGVRGRLVGSVVGLLLALGYTALTVWIGGDVMLGVLGRLFGVPADGLSYALVYAVLAGATVAGAVYGYRVLLAMSRVLAVGMTALLVLGVLAYAPHFTTSALPDAGGYLLGSFWPTWLLATVAAGLSGPIAFITLLGDYTRYISPARHSGRTVLRSTWLGLILGLLVPQLFGTFTAYAAHAATDYAGPLVAASPAWYLVPLLLSASAGSVGNAGLMLYSMGLDLDAILPRASRARATCTVAVVATACVFAGHYAWDAQSAMTSFVLLLTAVGTPWAVITLIGFVRCRGVYDADALQVFNRRARGGIYWYRAGWNVRATVSWAAGALVGLLAVSLPSYEGPLLALTGGVDCSFLLSGAVGGLAYLLLGSGPERPRAAADVEESEAALSR
- a CDS encoding branched-chain amino acid aminotransferase translates to MTTPTIELKPSAHPLAAAEREAILASPGFGRHFTDHMVTIKWTEGRGWHDAQLVPYGPISIDPSTHVLHYGQEIFEGLKAYRQPDGSIALFRPEANARRFRNSARRMAMAELPEELFIAALDALLGQDADWVPAHGGEASLYLRPFMFATEAALGVHPANEYLFMLIASPSGAYFAGGVKPVTIWVSEDHVRAVPGGTGDAKTGGNYAASLLPQAEAAANGCDQVVYLDAVTRTKVEESGSMNVAFVYGDRIVTPSLTGSILEGITRDSLLQVARDLGYTAEEGVVTLEQWRADAASGALTEVFACGTAAVVTPIGHVKTRTDAWTHGDGNPGPVTLRLREALLGVQRGMTEDKHGWMHRIG
- a CDS encoding 3-isopropylmalate dehydrogenase; this translates as MSRSINLAVIPGDGIGQEVVAEGLKVLSAVLPQDVKLETKEYDFGAKRYHATGETLTDADLAALKQHDAILLGAIGDPSVPSGVLERGFLLKLRFAFDHHVNLRPSKLLPGVATPLAGQPQIDFVVVREGTEGPYTGNGGTIRRGTEHEVATEVSVNTAYGVERVVRDAFARAQARPRKKLALIHKNNVLTFAGHLWTNVFNKVAAEFPDVTTEYMHVDAATIYLVTQPERFDVIVTDNLFGDIITDLAAAVSGGIGVAASGNINPGREFPSMFEPVHGSAPDIAGQGKADPTATVLSVALLLRHLGHDGEADRIDAAVTADLTERAALGARSTAQIGDALAARVAG